In Flagellatimonas centrodinii, a single window of DNA contains:
- a CDS encoding DUF6713 family protein: MKTLLFLLGFAFLATHEIDAALNAEWRLLYILRGLPEPVATVGFIWGHVPLFAGLLWGLFLAPAPWPGRVRAVLAAFLVVHAGLHWRLSDHALYAFSGWDSNGLIWGAGLCGLGYLLCLLRDQRGSSGRPPRAGLRP; the protein is encoded by the coding sequence ATGAAGACCCTGTTGTTCCTGCTCGGCTTCGCCTTCCTCGCCACCCACGAGATCGACGCCGCGCTCAATGCCGAGTGGCGGTTGCTCTACATCCTGCGTGGCCTGCCGGAGCCGGTGGCCACGGTCGGCTTCATTTGGGGTCACGTCCCATTATTCGCCGGCCTGCTGTGGGGCCTGTTTCTGGCACCGGCGCCGTGGCCAGGTCGGGTGCGGGCCGTCCTCGCCGCATTTCTGGTGGTCCACGCCGGTCTGCACTGGCGTCTGTCCGACCACGCCCTGTATGCCTTCAGTGGCTGGGATTCCAACGGCCTGATCTGGGGCGCCGGCTTGTGTGGGCTGGGCTACCTGCTGTGCCTGCTGCGCGATCAGCGGGGATCTTCCGGCAGGCCGCCGCGCGCAGGACTCAGGCCTTGA
- a CDS encoding DUF2126 domain-containing protein, translating into MPLHAKLLHQTCYRYDRPVELSPQVIRLRPAPHARTPLLGYSLRVSPANHFINWQQDPFGNWQARVVFPEPVDHFEVTVDLTADMAVQNPFDFFVAPEAETFHWDYDAVLARELAPYRMVDDGSAALDRFVAALDLTEPGTVNRLVALNAQIRDRVQYLIRMEPGVQTPEQTLALGSGSCRDSTWLLVQVLRSLGLAARFVSGYLIQLTADVKALDGPSGTEVDFTDLHAWAEVYVPGAGWLGLDPTSGLFAGEGHIPLSATPTPQSAAPISGTMSPCEVTFEHHMAVTRVVETPRVTLPYDDAQWAAIDTLGAQVDADLQAGDVRLTMGGEPTFVSLDDPQGDEWNTAAVGPTKERLAYHLALRMRRRLAPQGLLTYGQGKWYPGEPLPRWAWTLYWRKDGQPLWRLPVDEPATLSPPDARAARRLLTGIAERLDIDPRNVVDAFEDPLQALVRERRLPVNIDPTDPRLEDPEQRGSLLKVFEQGLGKPRGMVLPVQRWQAAARWVSERWRTRSGKLFLVPGDSPLGLRLPLDTLPWLAPAARTGYYPVDPEAMPDTLAMPDPRRQPFLQLQGQRDDAPHGRQRQTLTAEADQPLPQGDGRFAQTGNVRTAMAVEPRGGWLYVFLPPVERTEDFIELVAAIEDAAAEYRLPVRIEGYSPPPDPRLEVLKLTPDPGVIEVNVQPATDWASLRDNTLGLYEDARQARLVSEKFLIDGRAVGTGGGNHIVLGGPTPADSPFIRRPDLLASLLRFWQHHPSLSYLFSGLFIGPTSQHPRIDEARDSQVGELELALAQLPPRGEPVPPWLVDRVLRHLLTDLTGNTHRAEVCIDKLFAPESVTGRLGLVELRAFEMPPHPRMSLATQLLIRALVAMFWKTPYTRPLIEWGAQLHDRFMLGHDNWTDFGEVIGELQRAGYPFELEWFRPHFEFRFPLHGEVKLGPVTLRLRHALEPWPTLGEEPGAGGTARYVDSSLERLQVEVSGLVRERYQITCNTCTMPLRATGVEGEYVAGVRYRAWQPPSCLHPTIGVHTPLVFDLYDRWTGQAVAGCTYHVAHPAGRSYEIYPVNSFEAEARRLARFQPYGHTPGAFAPVTLPVRPESPCTLDLRWDLRS; encoded by the coding sequence ATGCCGTTGCACGCCAAACTGTTGCACCAGACCTGCTATCGCTACGACCGGCCGGTCGAGCTGTCCCCCCAGGTCATTCGCCTGCGGCCGGCGCCACATGCGCGAACCCCGTTGCTGGGCTACAGCCTGCGGGTATCCCCCGCCAACCACTTCATCAACTGGCAGCAGGACCCCTTCGGCAACTGGCAGGCGCGGGTGGTGTTCCCCGAGCCGGTGGACCACTTCGAGGTCACCGTCGATCTCACCGCCGACATGGCGGTACAGAACCCCTTCGATTTCTTCGTGGCACCCGAGGCCGAGACCTTTCACTGGGACTATGACGCCGTCCTCGCGCGCGAGCTTGCGCCCTACCGGATGGTGGACGATGGCAGCGCGGCGCTCGACCGTTTTGTTGCCGCCCTGGACCTGACCGAGCCCGGCACCGTCAACCGGCTGGTGGCGCTGAACGCGCAGATCCGTGACCGGGTGCAATACCTCATCCGCATGGAACCCGGCGTACAGACACCGGAACAGACCCTGGCGCTGGGTAGCGGCTCCTGCCGCGATTCAACCTGGCTGCTGGTGCAGGTACTGCGCAGCCTCGGACTGGCCGCCCGGTTTGTCTCCGGTTACCTCATCCAGCTCACCGCTGACGTCAAGGCGCTGGACGGCCCCAGCGGCACCGAGGTGGACTTCACCGACCTTCACGCCTGGGCCGAGGTGTACGTACCGGGCGCTGGCTGGCTGGGCTTGGACCCGACCTCCGGCCTGTTTGCCGGTGAGGGCCACATTCCGCTGTCGGCGACACCAACACCGCAGTCAGCAGCCCCCATCTCGGGCACCATGAGCCCCTGCGAGGTGACGTTCGAACATCACATGGCGGTCACCCGGGTGGTGGAAACGCCGCGGGTCACGCTGCCGTATGACGATGCCCAGTGGGCTGCCATCGACACCCTCGGCGCGCAGGTCGACGCCGACCTGCAGGCCGGTGACGTGCGCCTGACGATGGGGGGTGAGCCCACCTTCGTTTCGCTTGACGACCCCCAGGGCGACGAGTGGAACACCGCCGCCGTTGGCCCCACCAAGGAGCGCCTCGCCTATCACCTGGCGCTGCGCATGCGGCGGCGGCTGGCGCCGCAGGGGCTGCTCACCTACGGCCAGGGCAAGTGGTATCCCGGCGAGCCCCTGCCGCGCTGGGCCTGGACCCTCTACTGGCGCAAGGACGGCCAGCCATTGTGGCGGCTGCCGGTGGATGAGCCCGCCACCCTCAGCCCGCCGGATGCGCGGGCGGCACGGCGTCTGCTGACCGGCATTGCCGAGCGCCTTGATATCGATCCGCGCAATGTCGTCGATGCCTTCGAAGACCCGCTGCAGGCGCTGGTCCGCGAGCGTCGTCTGCCGGTCAATATCGACCCCACCGACCCGCGTCTGGAAGACCCCGAGCAGCGGGGCAGTCTGCTCAAGGTCTTCGAACAGGGCCTGGGCAAGCCGCGTGGCATGGTGCTGCCGGTTCAGCGCTGGCAGGCGGCGGCGCGCTGGGTCAGCGAGCGTTGGCGGACCCGCAGCGGCAAGCTGTTCCTGGTCCCCGGTGATTCGCCGTTGGGGCTTCGACTGCCGCTGGACACGCTGCCGTGGCTGGCGCCGGCGGCGCGTACCGGCTACTACCCGGTGGATCCCGAGGCGATGCCGGACACCCTGGCGATGCCCGACCCGCGTCGCCAGCCGTTCCTGCAACTGCAAGGGCAGCGCGACGATGCCCCGCACGGTCGCCAACGGCAGACCTTGACCGCTGAAGCCGATCAGCCGCTGCCGCAGGGCGACGGCCGCTTCGCCCAGACCGGCAATGTCCGCACCGCCATGGCGGTCGAGCCGCGCGGCGGCTGGCTCTATGTGTTTCTGCCGCCGGTGGAGCGCACCGAAGACTTCATCGAGCTGGTAGCCGCCATCGAGGATGCCGCCGCCGAATATCGCCTGCCGGTACGCATTGAAGGCTACTCGCCACCACCCGATCCGCGGCTGGAGGTGCTCAAGCTGACGCCCGACCCCGGGGTCATCGAGGTCAACGTGCAGCCGGCCACCGACTGGGCCAGCCTGCGCGACAACACCCTGGGCCTGTACGAAGATGCGCGACAGGCACGGCTGGTGTCCGAGAAGTTCCTGATTGACGGCCGTGCCGTCGGCACCGGTGGTGGCAACCACATCGTGCTCGGCGGCCCGACACCGGCCGATTCCCCCTTCATCCGCCGCCCCGACCTGCTGGCCAGTCTGCTGCGGTTCTGGCAGCACCATCCGTCGCTCAGTTACCTGTTCTCCGGATTGTTCATCGGCCCCACGTCCCAGCACCCGCGGATCGACGAGGCACGCGACAGTCAGGTCGGCGAGCTGGAACTGGCCCTGGCCCAGTTGCCGCCCCGGGGCGAGCCGGTCCCGCCCTGGCTGGTGGACCGGGTGCTGCGGCACCTGCTGACCGACCTCACCGGCAACACCCATCGCGCCGAGGTGTGCATCGACAAGCTGTTCGCGCCGGAATCGGTCACTGGCCGACTGGGGCTGGTCGAACTGCGCGCCTTCGAGATGCCGCCGCACCCGCGCATGAGTCTCGCCACCCAGCTGCTGATCCGCGCCCTGGTGGCGATGTTCTGGAAGACCCCCTACACCCGGCCGTTGATCGAGTGGGGCGCCCAATTGCACGACCGGTTCATGCTCGGGCACGACAACTGGACCGATTTCGGCGAGGTCATCGGCGAGCTGCAGCGGGCCGGCTATCCCTTTGAGTTGGAGTGGTTCCGGCCGCACTTCGAGTTCCGTTTTCCGCTGCACGGGGAAGTGAAACTGGGTCCGGTCACGTTGCGGCTGCGCCATGCGCTGGAACCCTGGCCGACACTGGGCGAGGAGCCCGGCGCCGGCGGCACCGCCCGGTATGTCGATTCCTCGCTGGAGCGCCTGCAGGTCGAGGTCAGCGGGCTGGTGCGCGAGCGCTATCAGATCACCTGCAACACCTGCACGATGCCGCTGCGGGCCACCGGCGTTGAAGGCGAATACGTGGCCGGCGTGCGCTATCGGGCCTGGCAGCCGCCGAGTTGCCTGCACCCCACCATCGGTGTGCATACCCCGCTGGTGTTCGACCTCTACGATCGCTGGACCGGGCAGGCGGTTGCCGGCTGCACCTACCATGTTGCCCACCCGGCCGGCCGCAGCTACGAGATCTACCCCGTCAACAGCTTCGAGGCCGAGGCCCGACGGCTGGCACGGTTCCAGCCCTATGGCCACACCCCCGGCGCGTTCGCCCCGGTGACACTGCCGGTGCGGCCGGAGTCGCCCTGCACCCTGGACCTGCGGTGGGACCTGCGGAGCTGA
- a CDS encoding alpha/beta fold hydrolase translates to MIDAPPSRARHVRVRGLRHHLRCWGDPRRPWVLLGSGWLDCSATFGPMVAGLLPDFHVIAPDWRGLGHSEWPQDGYWFPDYVADIDALVQHLDPPGPIDLVGHSMGSQVLSLYAGLRPERVRRLAILDGLMLPGRGPEHAPEKFQRWLDQLARPRPPRFYASFDELADRIRRQHPQLDDAWAQFIARGWGAEDGQGRVRLLADPRHHLSMPIPYRVEESEAIWARVTAPVLFIDAGRSIFRGAMPEAEHLRRRAAFPQSRTVVIADAGHMLHWDAPAETAAAVKAFLEGAGGT, encoded by the coding sequence ATGATCGACGCTCCGCCGTCCCGCGCACGCCATGTCCGTGTCCGCGGGCTTCGCCACCATTTGCGCTGCTGGGGCGACCCGCGCCGCCCCTGGGTGCTGCTCGGCAGCGGCTGGCTCGACTGTTCGGCCACATTCGGCCCGATGGTGGCCGGTCTGTTGCCCGATTTCCATGTCATTGCACCGGACTGGCGCGGCCTCGGCCATAGCGAATGGCCGCAGGACGGCTACTGGTTTCCCGACTATGTCGCCGATATCGACGCCCTGGTGCAGCACCTTGACCCGCCAGGGCCGATCGATCTGGTCGGGCACAGCATGGGCTCGCAGGTGCTCAGCCTGTATGCCGGCCTGCGCCCGGAACGGGTGCGCCGCCTGGCGATCCTCGACGGCCTGATGCTGCCGGGCCGCGGGCCCGAGCATGCCCCCGAGAAATTCCAGCGCTGGCTCGACCAGCTGGCGCGGCCACGACCGCCGCGGTTCTACGCCAGTTTCGACGAGCTGGCCGACCGCATCCGCCGCCAGCACCCACAGCTGGATGACGCCTGGGCGCAGTTCATCGCCCGTGGCTGGGGGGCCGAGGATGGCCAGGGCCGCGTACGACTGCTGGCCGACCCGCGGCACCATCTGAGCATGCCGATCCCCTATCGCGTCGAGGAAAGCGAGGCGATCTGGGCGCGGGTGACCGCGCCAGTGCTGTTCATCGATGCCGGCCGCTCGATCTTCCGCGGTGCCATGCCAGAGGCCGAACACCTGCGCCGCCGTGCCGCCTTCCCCCAATCGCGCACCGTGGTGATCGCCGATGCCGGCCACATGCTGCACTGGGATGCACCGGCGGAAACCGCGGCGGCGGTGAAGGCGTTTCTGGAGGGCGCCGGTGGCACCTGA
- a CDS encoding SDR family NAD(P)-dependent oxidoreductase, with protein sequence MNAPHCCIVGAGRGISAAVAEAFGREGYNVSLLARRPEKLKPLVQDLQKKTGRTLCALGCHADNDDDLRGAIAQAESMLGPVQVLVYNVAASETAKPSALTSDQLIADFRANVVGALTAAQAVAPAMRKARRGTILFTGGGFAYEPAHSYASLSLGKAALRNLTSSLAQELGVDGIHVATVTVYGFIQSGSHFDPRRIAEAYIELHRQPPGRFEIEKVFK encoded by the coding sequence ATGAACGCACCCCACTGCTGCATCGTTGGCGCCGGCCGCGGCATCTCCGCCGCTGTCGCCGAGGCTTTTGGCCGCGAGGGCTACAACGTGTCGCTACTGGCTCGGCGACCGGAGAAGCTGAAGCCGCTGGTCCAGGACCTGCAGAAAAAGACCGGCCGCACCCTCTGTGCGCTGGGCTGCCACGCCGACAACGATGACGACCTGCGCGGTGCCATCGCCCAGGCCGAGAGCATGCTGGGGCCGGTACAGGTGCTGGTGTACAACGTGGCGGCCTCCGAAACCGCCAAGCCCAGCGCACTGACGTCTGACCAGCTGATCGCCGATTTCCGCGCCAATGTGGTGGGCGCCTTGACCGCCGCCCAGGCCGTGGCACCGGCCATGCGCAAGGCCCGCCGCGGCACCATCCTGTTTACCGGTGGCGGCTTCGCCTACGAACCGGCGCACAGCTACGCATCGCTATCGTTGGGCAAGGCGGCGCTGCGCAACCTCACCTCTTCACTGGCGCAGGAGCTGGGGGTGGATGGCATCCATGTCGCCACCGTCACCGTCTATGGTTTCATCCAGTCCGGTAGCCATTTCGACCCGCGGCGGATCGCCGAGGCCTACATCGAGCTGCATCGCCAACCACCCGGTCGGTTCGAGATCGAGAAGGTGTTCAAGTAG
- a CDS encoding glycerol-3-phosphate dehydrogenase/oxidase, producing the protein MSRPPFPFTRDVAGLRDGRFDLLVVGGGIYGAWAAFDAAQRGLSVALIEKTDWGAGTSQSSSKLIHGGLRYLEHYEFRLVRHALHERKVLHRIAPHLVRPLDFILPVFNDQRVGPFMLSCGLTLYDLMGLGGQPVRRHRYFRPRRLRHAYPYLDARGLVGGFRYGDCQEDDARMTLVVAAAAHAAGAVCANGVEALSLDAQGAEVRSDEGETFRIRAQMLINAAGPWAMRLLGEDAPPTRLVKGMHLVMPGVPGLRNAFLLTADDGRVFFVIPWYGRTLVGTTEQTITRAEDALPTEAETDYLLAAVARAMPGLGWRREDVISRFAGTRTLGVAPATSLAAVSREFQILRPRDNVFMPVGGKYTTARCDAAEVVDAVASALGVDATSRTDETLLPGTPEGDFNRWRGSTLARLIAAGVDAEAAHTCAMRHGCYTDALLDLIEDDRSLGQRVHPAAPFLRVERVWSQSHEMARSEDDLSRRRMPLQLVVG; encoded by the coding sequence ATGAGTCGCCCGCCCTTCCCCTTCACCCGTGATGTTGCCGGCCTGCGCGACGGCCGCTTTGACCTGCTGGTGGTCGGCGGCGGCATCTATGGCGCCTGGGCCGCGTTCGACGCCGCGCAACGCGGCCTCAGTGTCGCCCTGATCGAGAAAACCGACTGGGGCGCGGGCACCTCGCAGTCGTCGAGCAAGCTGATTCATGGCGGCCTTCGCTACCTCGAACACTACGAGTTCCGGCTGGTCCGTCACGCGCTGCACGAGCGCAAGGTGTTGCACCGCATTGCGCCGCACCTGGTGCGACCACTGGATTTCATCCTGCCGGTGTTCAACGACCAGCGGGTAGGCCCTTTCATGCTGTCGTGCGGGCTCACCCTGTACGACCTGATGGGGCTCGGCGGGCAGCCGGTGCGTCGGCACCGCTACTTCCGCCCGCGCCGGTTGCGGCATGCGTACCCCTACCTCGACGCACGCGGCCTGGTCGGCGGCTTCCGCTATGGCGACTGTCAGGAGGATGACGCCCGCATGACGCTGGTGGTGGCCGCGGCCGCCCATGCCGCCGGTGCCGTCTGCGCCAACGGTGTCGAGGCACTGTCGCTGGATGCGCAGGGTGCCGAGGTCCGCAGCGACGAGGGGGAAACCTTCCGAATTCGTGCGCAGATGCTGATCAATGCCGCCGGCCCCTGGGCGATGCGCTTGCTGGGTGAGGATGCGCCGCCCACCCGCCTGGTCAAGGGCATGCATCTGGTGATGCCCGGCGTGCCCGGACTGCGCAACGCCTTTCTGCTGACCGCCGACGATGGCCGGGTGTTCTTCGTGATCCCCTGGTACGGTCGGACGCTGGTGGGGACCACCGAGCAGACCATCACCCGCGCCGAGGATGCGCTGCCCACCGAAGCCGAAACCGACTACCTGCTGGCCGCGGTGGCGCGCGCCATGCCCGGGCTCGGCTGGCGCCGCGAGGATGTGATCAGCCGGTTCGCCGGCACCCGCACGCTCGGGGTCGCACCCGCCACGTCACTGGCGGCAGTGAGTCGTGAATTCCAGATCCTGCGGCCCCGCGACAACGTCTTCATGCCGGTGGGTGGCAAGTACACCACCGCCCGCTGCGATGCCGCCGAGGTGGTCGACGCGGTCGCCAGCGCGCTCGGTGTCGATGCCACCAGCCGCACTGACGAAACCCTGTTGCCGGGGACCCCCGAGGGCGATTTCAACCGCTGGCGCGGCTCCACCCTCGCCCGTCTGATCGCGGCTGGCGTGGATGCCGAGGCGGCGCATACCTGTGCGATGCGGCACGGTTGCTACACCGACGCGTTGCTGGACCTGATCGAAGACGATCGCAGCCTGGGCCAGCGCGTGCACCCGGCGGCACCCTTCCTGCGGGTTGAACGGGTGTGGTCGCAGTCACACGAGATGGCGCGCAGCGAAGACGACCTGTCGCGGCGGCGGATGCCGTTGCAGTTGGTTGTGGGGTGA
- a CDS encoding aldehyde dehydrogenase codes for MGTSSLDRQHFFIGGEWVKPVSDRTFTLIDASTEETLATVPEGQNGDIDRAVAAARAGFESSAWRDMTASDRAALLRRFDAALQKRKDDLALSVSRQNGMPLWLSSAFEAGIALSMVNFYADLIDTPQAEDRRGSQLGRETLVSKVPIGVIAAIVPWNYPIALAVSKIAPALAAGCTIVIKPSPGTVLDSYLMAEAAIEAGLPPGVINWVAADRDVGAYLVSHPGVDKVAFTGSTAAGRIIARECGQLLRPVTLELGGKSAAVVLEDVDLAVLQERLPLASLLNNGQTCFNSTRILAPQSRYAEVVDAIASTVSGLAVGAAADMNTQLGPMASAAHRQRVEGYIETGRKEGRLVVGGSRPGAQGRGWFVEPTVFADVNNEATIAREEIFGPVLAVIPYRDEAEAIRLANDSEFGLGGTVWGKDEAHACEVADHIITGTVGINGYAPAIGSPFGGVKASGIGRELGPEALSGYYHWKSTYLM; via the coding sequence ATGGGCACCAGCAGCCTGGATCGTCAGCACTTCTTCATCGGCGGAGAGTGGGTCAAACCCGTTTCGGACCGGACCTTCACCCTGATCGACGCCTCTACCGAGGAAACGCTTGCCACCGTGCCCGAAGGCCAGAATGGCGATATCGACCGGGCTGTGGCCGCCGCACGGGCAGGCTTCGAATCCTCCGCCTGGCGCGATATGACGGCCTCCGACCGCGCGGCCCTGCTGCGTCGTTTCGATGCCGCCTTGCAGAAGCGCAAGGATGACCTGGCGCTGTCGGTGTCGCGTCAGAACGGCATGCCGCTGTGGTTGAGCAGTGCCTTCGAGGCCGGGATCGCCCTGAGCATGGTGAATTTCTATGCCGACCTGATCGATACGCCGCAGGCCGAAGACCGTCGCGGCTCGCAGCTCGGCCGTGAAACCCTGGTGTCGAAAGTACCGATCGGCGTGATTGCCGCGATCGTGCCCTGGAATTACCCGATCGCCCTCGCGGTCAGCAAGATCGCGCCGGCGCTGGCTGCCGGTTGCACCATCGTGATCAAACCGTCGCCGGGCACCGTGTTGGACAGCTACCTGATGGCTGAAGCCGCCATTGAAGCCGGACTGCCGCCGGGCGTGATCAACTGGGTGGCCGCCGACCGCGATGTTGGTGCCTATCTGGTGTCGCACCCGGGTGTCGACAAGGTCGCGTTCACCGGCTCCACCGCTGCCGGCCGCATCATCGCCCGTGAATGCGGCCAGCTGCTGCGCCCGGTGACGCTGGAGCTGGGGGGCAAGTCCGCTGCGGTGGTGCTGGAAGACGTCGACCTGGCGGTGCTGCAGGAACGCCTGCCGCTGGCCTCGCTGCTGAACAATGGGCAGACCTGTTTCAACAGCACCCGTATTCTCGCGCCGCAAAGTCGCTACGCCGAAGTGGTGGACGCCATCGCCAGCACGGTGAGCGGTCTCGCGGTGGGCGCGGCGGCCGACATGAACACCCAGCTTGGCCCGATGGCCTCGGCCGCCCATCGCCAACGCGTGGAAGGCTATATCGAAACCGGTCGCAAGGAAGGTCGGTTGGTGGTCGGCGGTAGCCGCCCCGGCGCCCAGGGCCGCGGCTGGTTCGTCGAGCCCACGGTGTTTGCCGACGTCAACAACGAGGCCACCATTGCCCGCGAGGAAATCTTCGGGCCGGTGCTGGCGGTGATTCCCTATCGCGACGAGGCTGAGGCGATCCGGCTCGCCAACGACAGCGAGTTCGGGCTTGGCGGTACGGTCTGGGGCAAGGATGAGGCCCACGCCTGTGAGGTCGCCGACCACATCATCACCGGCACCGTCGGCATTAATGGCTATGCGCCGGCCATCGGGTCACCGTTCGGCGGGGTCAAGGCCAGCGGCATCGGCCGCGAGCTCGGGCCGGAGGCGCTGTCCGGCTACTACCACTGGAAGTCGACGTATCTGATGTGA
- a CDS encoding flavin-containing monooxygenase: MSEAATPARVPRQLDVAIVGAGWSGMYMLYKCRQLGLSAKVFEKGPSVGGTWYWNRYPGLHCDVESVQYSFSFDKSLEQEWNWSERYASQPEILRYANHVADRFDLRKDIIFNSLVSAARYDDATEQWTLTTDSDGSVQARFVVMATGCLTIPKDVNLPGMDDFKGEVYYTSRWPHTMPDFAGKRVGIIGTGSSGIQTIPIVAEQSGHLHIFQRTPSYSLPAHNRKLEPEFTESVKANYDELRETARHHLVGIPGETYAASVFDVDEATRERIFGECYDSGRPFALMVSFGDLLTSEAANKTAQDYLARRIRERVKDPALAEQLIPTDQFVGTRRLCIDTGYYETFNRPNVTLQNLARNPIDAVTADGIRLKDGTDVALDCLIFATGYDAMTGALLSMDIQGEGDVQLRERWAAGPRTMMGLMVEGFPNMFTVTGPGSPSVLSNMLVSIEQHVDWISDCLAYLQAQHKRKIQPTPEAQEHWVNHVNELANATLFPRGNTWYMGANVPGKPRVFMPYLGVGPYRALCDDIAKSDYRGFVTE, encoded by the coding sequence ATGAGTGAAGCTGCAACACCGGCGCGGGTGCCGCGCCAACTGGATGTCGCCATCGTCGGCGCCGGCTGGTCGGGCATGTACATGCTCTACAAGTGTCGCCAGCTGGGCCTGAGTGCGAAGGTCTTCGAAAAAGGCCCCTCCGTGGGCGGCACCTGGTATTGGAACCGGTACCCCGGACTGCACTGCGATGTCGAGAGCGTTCAGTACTCTTTCTCGTTCGACAAGTCGCTGGAGCAGGAATGGAACTGGTCGGAGCGCTACGCCAGTCAACCCGAGATCCTTCGGTATGCCAACCATGTGGCGGACCGCTTCGACCTGCGCAAGGACATCATCTTCAATTCACTGGTGTCGGCGGCCCGCTATGACGATGCCACCGAGCAGTGGACGCTGACCACCGACAGCGACGGCAGCGTGCAGGCCCGCTTCGTGGTGATGGCCACCGGCTGCCTGACCATCCCGAAGGACGTCAACCTGCCCGGCATGGACGACTTCAAGGGCGAGGTCTACTACACCTCGCGATGGCCGCACACGATGCCGGACTTCGCGGGCAAGCGCGTCGGGATCATCGGCACCGGCTCCTCCGGTATCCAGACCATTCCGATCGTCGCCGAGCAGTCGGGCCACCTGCACATCTTCCAGCGCACGCCGAGCTATAGCCTGCCGGCCCACAACCGCAAGCTCGAGCCGGAATTCACGGAATCGGTGAAGGCCAACTACGACGAGCTACGCGAAACCGCCCGCCACCACCTCGTGGGGATTCCCGGCGAGACCTACGCAGCATCAGTGTTCGACGTTGACGAGGCCACTCGCGAGCGGATTTTTGGCGAATGCTACGACAGCGGCCGTCCGTTCGCGCTGATGGTCTCCTTTGGTGACCTGCTCACCAGCGAGGCCGCCAACAAGACCGCCCAGGACTATCTCGCCCGGCGCATCCGTGAGCGGGTGAAAGATCCGGCGCTGGCCGAACAGCTGATTCCGACAGACCAGTTCGTCGGCACCCGCCGCCTCTGCATCGACACCGGTTACTACGAGACCTTCAACCGGCCCAACGTGACCCTGCAGAACCTGGCACGCAACCCCATCGATGCGGTGACCGCCGACGGCATCCGGCTCAAGGACGGCACCGACGTGGCGCTGGATTGCCTGATCTTCGCCACCGGTTATGACGCCATGACCGGCGCCCTGTTGTCGATGGACATCCAGGGTGAGGGCGACGTACAGCTACGGGAACGCTGGGCCGCCGGCCCCCGCACCATGATGGGCCTGATGGTGGAAGGCTTCCCCAACATGTTCACGGTCACCGGCCCCGGAAGCCCTTCGGTGCTCAGCAACATGCTGGTCTCCATCGAGCAGCATGTCGACTGGATCAGCGACTGTCTGGCGTATTTGCAGGCGCAGCACAAGCGGAAGATCCAGCCCACGCCCGAGGCACAGGAGCACTGGGTCAACCACGTCAACGAGTTGGCCAATGCGACGCTGTTCCCGCGGGGCAACACCTGGTACATGGGCGCCAATGTGCCCGGCAAGCCACGGGTGTTCATGCCATATCTCGGCGTCGGGCCGTATCGGGCGCTGTGCGATGACATTGCCAAATCCGACTATCGGGGCTTTGTCACCGAGTGA